A window of Halopseudomonas sabulinigri genomic DNA:
TACGCCACCCTGCACGTCGACAACTGTGTGAAGATCGATGACGACGTGCCCATGTCCAGTGCTGCCCTGGTGGGTTGTGCAGTCATTACCGGCGTAGGCTCGGTATTCAACACGGCGCAGCTGGAGCCCGGCTCGCGTGCAGCGGTATTCGGTATTGGCGGTGTGGGTCTGAACGCCATTCAGGGTTGTGTAACAGCGGGTGCCGAGATGGTCATCGCGGTAGACACCAACGCCGCCAAGCTGGAAATGGCCAAGGAGTTTGGCGCGACGCATACCGTCAATATCACCGAGGTCGATGACGTTTCCAAGGCGATCAAGAAGCTCAGCGGTGGCGGTGTGGATTACGCCTTCGAGTGCGTCGGCAACGGCAAGGTAGTCGAGCAGGCGTTCAAGGCGCTCGGCCGTGCCGGGACTGTAGTGGTTGTAGGTGTTGCCGATGGCAAGGACACCACCTCCATCAATACCTTCACCCTGCCCGCCGATGAGCGCACGCTCAAGGGCAGCTGGCTGGGCTCGGCGCGTCCGCAGTATGACTTCCCGCGGATTCTCAACCTGTACAAGGCCAACCGCCTGAAACTGGATGAGCTGGTCACCCAGACCTACAACATCGACGATGCTGCGCAAGCCTTCGCCGATATGCTGGATGGCAAAAACGCCCGTGGCGTGATCGTCTTTGAATAAGGCGCTTCTCTGGCAGTAAGCTGCCGACAGAAAAAACCCGACCCGCTGTTCTGCTGGTCGGGTTTTTTATTGCCTGCGCAGTAAGGTCTAGGCGCGGCGGGTTATGCGCCAGGTTTTGTGAATTTTGGTGTTGCGCTGAAAGTCCTTGTCCAGCGTTTGTGCGGAAATATCCTCGACCTGATAGGCCGCCGCCACCGCGTCGTCCATACGGAAGCGCCGGAAATTGTTGGAGAAGTAAATCATCCCGCCCGGTGCCAGGCGTGCCATCGCCAGTTCCAGCAATTTTGGATGGTCGCGCTGCACATCGAACACATCGTCCAGGCGTTTGGAGTTGGAGAAGGTCGGCGGATCAATGAAGATCAGATCGTAGCTTTGCTGCTCCTGCGCCAGCCACTCCATCACATCGGCGCGCTCCAATTTGTGCAGCTCCGAGAGGCCATTCAAGGACAGGTTACGCCGTGCCCAGTCGAGATACGTCTTGGACAGATCCACACTGGTAGTCGAACGCGCGCCGCCTGCGGCCGCGTGTACGCTGGCCGTTGCGGTGTAGCAGAACAGGTTGAGGAAGCGCTTGCCGCGCGCCTCCTGGGCGATGCGCAGGCGAATCGGCCGGTGATCGAGAAACAGGCCGGTGTCCAGGTAATCGGTCAGATTGACCAGCAGTTTCACCTGCCCTTCGTGCACAGTCATGAACTCGCCGCGCTGCGCCATGCGCTGATACTGCTGCTTGCCGGTTTGCCGCTGGCGCTGCTTGAGCACCACCTGGCTTTGCGGAATATCCAGCACCTGCGGGATGGCCGATAACACGTCCTGCAGGCGCGCCTGCGCCTTGTCTTCGTCGATGCTGGCGGGCGCAGCATATTCCTGCACGTGTACCCAATCGGCGTATACGTCAACGGCAACGGAGAATTCGGGCATATCAGCGTCGTAAAGGCGGTAGCACTGAATATCCTGCTGCCGCGCCCATTTGCCCAACAGCTTGAGGTTCTTCTTCAAGCGATTGGCGAACATCTGTGCCGACTCACTGAGGCGTGCGGTCGTCACCGGTGCGGCGGTACCCTGCTCAGTCTGTTTTTGCGTTTGCGGCGCCGCCGCCTGGGTGATGAAGCGCTCTGGCGCCAGGTCCATCAGCAGCAGCTTGCACGGCAAGGCGCCATTGAACAGGTTGTACTGTTTGTGGCTGCGAATGCCCATGCGCTTGCCCAGGTCCTGGTTGCCGGTAAAAATCGCCGCCTGCCAACCAACGCACTGCTCGCGCAGCACCTCACCCAACTTCTGATACAGATAAACCAGGCTGGCGGTATCGCCGAGCCGTTCGCCGTAGGGCGGATTGCACACGATCAGCCCCTGCTGC
This region includes:
- a CDS encoding Zn-dependent alcohol dehydrogenase; this encodes MSRQAKAVVCREWGQPIQVETITVDGPKRGEVTIKVAACGVCHSDHSATTGKIPYPAPLVLGHEAAGVVVDVGEGVTALKEGDYVVSTFITMCGKCRNCVRGRPVLCENARKSMVTLPDGTVRTHGKDGEDLNVFGACGVMAEYATLHVDNCVKIDDDVPMSSAALVGCAVITGVGSVFNTAQLEPGSRAAVFGIGGVGLNAIQGCVTAGAEMVIAVDTNAAKLEMAKEFGATHTVNITEVDDVSKAIKKLSGGGVDYAFECVGNGKVVEQAFKALGRAGTVVVVGVADGKDTTSINTFTLPADERTLKGSWLGSARPQYDFPRILNLYKANRLKLDELVTQTYNIDDAAQAFADMLDGKNARGVIVFE
- the rlmKL gene encoding bifunctional 23S rRNA (guanine(2069)-N(7))-methyltransferase RlmK/23S rRNA (guanine(2445)-N(2))-methyltransferase RlmL gives rise to the protein MRETLEFFVTCPKGVEGLLRDEVLALGADSARETVTGIEVQGDRELAYRICLWSRLANRVLMVLSRFPAESAQQMYDGIQQIDWAAHLRADGSLAIDFTGSLPGIDNTHFGALKVKDAIVDQLRQADGTRPSVEKVQPDLRINVHCRRSEVQVALDLSGVSLHQRGYRLQQGAAPLKENLAAAILIRSGWPKLAEEGAALADPMCGSGTFLVEAALMAADVAPNLQRERWGFSRWLQHIPSMWERLLNEARYRAEKGLAKPPAWIRGYEADPRLLQPVRNNIQRAGVTEWVKVYQGELATFAPSPDRGQQGLIVCNPPYGERLGDTASLVYLYQKLGEVLREQCVGWQAAIFTGNQDLGKRMGIRSHKQYNLFNGALPCKLLLMDLAPERFITQAAAPQTQKQTEQGTAAPVTTARLSESAQMFANRLKKNLKLLGKWARQQDIQCYRLYDADMPEFSVAVDVYADWVHVQEYAAPASIDEDKAQARLQDVLSAIPQVLDIPQSQVVLKQRQRQTGKQQYQRMAQRGEFMTVHEGQVKLLVNLTDYLDTGLFLDHRPIRLRIAQEARGKRFLNLFCYTATASVHAAAGGARSTTSVDLSKTYLDWARRNLSLNGLSELHKLERADVMEWLAQEQQSYDLIFIDPPTFSNSKRLDDVFDVQRDHPKLLELAMARLAPGGMIYFSNNFRRFRMDDAVAAAYQVEDISAQTLDKDFQRNTKIHKTWRITRRA